Proteins co-encoded in one Leucobacter exalbidus genomic window:
- the rplD gene encoding 50S ribosomal protein L4 — MATATKLEVLDAKGQKAGSVDLPESIFAAETNVPLIHQVVTAQLAAARQGTHKTKNRGERSGSGVKPFKQKGTGRARQGSVRMPQHRGGGIVHGPVPRDYSQRTPKKMIAAALIGLLSDRTRANRLHVVDSFGIENKPSTKAARDYLAQVAPGNRVLVVIAREDEVTALSVRNLPFVHVLFQDQLNAYDVVVSDDLVFTKAAFDAFVASRAAKEDTK, encoded by the coding sequence ATGGCTACCGCTACCAAGCTCGAGGTGCTCGACGCCAAGGGGCAGAAGGCTGGGTCGGTTGACCTGCCGGAGTCCATCTTCGCTGCCGAGACCAATGTCCCGTTGATCCACCAGGTGGTCACCGCTCAGCTCGCAGCTGCGCGCCAGGGCACGCACAAGACCAAGAACCGTGGCGAACGCTCCGGTTCAGGTGTCAAGCCGTTCAAGCAGAAGGGTACCGGCCGCGCCCGTCAGGGTTCGGTTCGTATGCCTCAGCACCGCGGCGGCGGCATCGTTCACGGTCCCGTGCCCCGCGATTACTCGCAGCGCACGCCCAAGAAGATGATCGCTGCAGCACTCATCGGCCTGCTTTCGGATCGCACCCGTGCGAACCGCCTGCACGTTGTTGACAGCTTCGGCATCGAGAACAAGCCCAGCACGAAGGCCGCACGCGATTACCTCGCACAGGTCGCTCCGGGCAACCGCGTTCTCGTTGTGATCGCTCGCGAAGATGAAGTTACCGCGCTCAGCGTGCGTAACCTCCCGTTCGTGCACGTCCTGTTCCAGGATCAGCTCAACGCCTACGATGTGGTCGTCAGTGACGATCTCGTCTTTACCAAGGCTGCTTTCGACGCGTTCGTCGCAAGCCGCGCCGCCAAGGAGGACACGAAGTGA